The Anaerolineae bacterium region TGTGGTGCCCCGCTGGTCCGGCGATACGAACTTTATGTCCACGGTGGCCCAGACCCGGGTGTTGCCCGAAGCGTTAGAGGTGACTTACCGGCGTTTGCATGAGGCCTGGCTTGCCCTGGCCCAAAAGGAATAACCTGCCCCCGGCCATGGCTCTTGGTTGCCGTGGCCGGTTTGTTTCTCAGCCTGTGAAACCTTGACGAGGAGGCATATCCGTGAACCTGAAGCAACAACCCGTGATCCTCAGTGCTGTGCGCACGCCCATGGGGCGCTTTCGCGGCACCCTGAGCGCCCTCTCGGCCACGGAGTTGGGCGGTATTGTGGTCCGTGAGGCCATGCGGCGGGCCAACCTGCCCGACCCTGCCGCTGTCGACGAGGTGGTGATGGGGAATGTGGTCAGTGCGGGGTTGGGGCAGAACCCGGCCCGGCAGGCGGCCATCAAGAGCGGTTTGCCCCCGACGGTGGGCGCTTTTACCGTGAACAAGGTGTGTGGTTCGGGCCTGAAAGCGGTCATGCTGGCCGCCCAGGCGATACGCGCCGGGGATGGCGACCTGTTCGTCGCCGGAGGGATGGAAAGCATGAGCCGTGCGCCGTTTTTGGTCTATGGCCGCCTGGGCGAGTTGCGTTACGGCCACGCGAAGATGGTGGACGCCCTGATGCACGACGGCCTGTGGTGCCCCTTCGAGGACTGGCACATGGGCGGCGCGGCCGAATTCATCGCCGAGCAATTCCACCTCACCCGCGAAGAGTTGGACCGCTTTGCCCTCAGCAGCCATCAAAAGGCCGTCGCGGCCATCGATGCGGGCAAGTTCAAGGCGGAGATCGTGCCAGTGGAGGTGCCGGGCCGCAAGGGGCAGGTCACGGTGATGGATACCGATGAGACCCCACGCCGCGATACTTCCATGGAAGCCCTGAGCAAACTCAAGCCGGCTTTCAAACCCGATGGCATCGTCACCGCGGGGAACGCGCCGGGATTGAACGATGGCGCTTCGGCCGTGGTGGTCGCCAGCGCGGCCTATGCCGAGGCGCATGGCCTGCAACCTCTGGCG contains the following coding sequences:
- a CDS encoding acetyl-CoA C-acetyltransferase, translating into MNLKQQPVILSAVRTPMGRFRGTLSALSATELGGIVVREAMRRANLPDPAAVDEVVMGNVVSAGLGQNPARQAAIKSGLPPTVGAFTVNKVCGSGLKAVMLAAQAIRAGDGDLFVAGGMESMSRAPFLVYGRLGELRYGHAKMVDALMHDGLWCPFEDWHMGGAAEFIAEQFHLTREELDRFALSSHQKAVAAIDAGKFKAEIVPVEVPGRKGQVTVMDTDETPRRDTSMEALSKLKPAFKPDGIVTAGNAPGLNDGASAVVVASAAYAEAHGLQPLARIVAYGYAAVEPKWIFSAPAKAIPKVLARAGWALEDVDLIELNEAFAAQVLANGKELTDQGWDWDKVNVHGGAIALGHPIGASGARILTTLIYALKDRGLKRGLAALCLGGGEAVGMAIEIVES